The sequence below is a genomic window from Xiphophorus maculatus strain JP 163 A chromosome 10, X_maculatus-5.0-male, whole genome shotgun sequence.
catccaaagcactgttacacatgggattactttggaactttgaaatgaagcatactgaaaatttcaaaataaaagccttgaatatttttacatcaggtaattgctgtttttggctttatatgactttttcatccaaagcactgttacacatgggattagtttggaactttaaaatggagcataataataatttcaaaataaaaaccttgaatatttttacatcaggtaattgctctttttggctttatttgactttttcatccaaagcactgttacacgtggtattagtttggccctttgaaatgaagcattctgaaaatttcaaaataaaagccttgaataattttacatgacgtaattgctctttttggctttatttgactttttcatccaaagcactgttacacgtggtattagtttggccctttgaaatgaagcatactgaaaatttcaaaataaaagccttgaatatttttacatcagctacttgtgttttgagcattatataactattttaacccaaggactattacgcatgggattagtttggccctttgaaatgaaggttaacaaaacttccaaaataaaagccttgacaacattttaaatcgtaccgaacggtgcacgtccgcctcgcttaacgttcttgcggttctccgcgtgccactgatcacgtcgcggcgtcctttggcgtcgacgccgatttgtggcgcgacgacgccgggcccatgcccgacgggcgcgcctcggcaggccccggctaaatttcttccgaaattttctagtttttcagATTGGACTAGAGGCTCAGCTATCAGCTGTATATTTAAGCAGCTCAAGCCATTTATATTTTGACCAGAAACACTTTTAGGCAAAATCCCAGAAGTCAACAAACCAATTCACAAATTCATTTAGTCTGAGTCTGATCTCAAACACTAATGAATCTCCATAACATCTTGTCTGCCGGAAATAGAATCAGTCTGtattatttcaatgttttgtgtttatctgATGGGATTTACACAAGATGATTAGGGCTACTGGGGGAAAAAAcgagtttaatctcagaatcttagtttttttctgtgatttaagtcagtttttttttttcagacagcCCTAATCATCTTctgtattttctccatttttttaaCCTGAGTAGATTGCCATTGagaattgttattttgagacacaataaatttaaataaatgtctttatgtCTATGGTTTTGATGATCTGtcatattttggaaaaataaaaccaatgaCGTTGATAAACAGAAAGTTAGAACGAATGTTATTGATAccttatttttgatttatttatttttgttgccaaGTCTATATTTCTTCCAATTTCCTGACACCTAGACAAAAGCTAAATTGATGTTTATgagcagattttaaaataaaccttgtTTAAAACTAGCACCtgacttttttatatattattaaatatcTCTAGTGTGACTAGGACAAAGTTATATACATCTCCCCTGTTCTAAACATTCAACAATGTGACTACAGACTGAACAGGTTTTGCTTAAATCAAACCTACTATCCTTCTGGCTTCAAATATGGCAAAGCTTCAGAGATGGATTTATAATTCCCCTTCAGGATTTAAAAGATGACAAGGTCAAAAgtaacaaatataaacaaaacagccACAATCCCGTCACACATAATTGCGATGGTGAAAGTTTGACACTTTTACCACCAGAGGAAgccattttgacaaaaatgacaaaattttatttttgtttactttcaaCTTTTGGAGTTATCCCACATAAAAGTTGacaactaaacagaaaataaactcaatatttgcagaaactttattttgagGTAAAATTAGATACGTTAGGGTCAATAATTGTACATATAGCATGTAGTTACAAACAGGAATAccaattaattaatatttttggaaattatccaaataaagaaataacaaaacattctttgaaattaaaatattttcaggtcTTGTGCATTTGCTGCAGAAAGATCTAATGCTGTTAGCTGGTCTGTGGTGACCACAGCCCTGCAAGAAGATTcttatgtctgtgttttcatGGTTCTCTCAGTCCTGTTTTTCAGTAATGTTGATCACTGACCTCATTTGGCTCAGATTCCTCCCAAATATCCAGGCTGCTACAGTGAGCCAAAACTTAGTTTAgtttcttctcctcttcatcAGTATCACACTCCCACCTGTAGTTTACAACCTACTGTAATCTGTTCAGACCAACACAGATAATGTCATTCAAGTATGTGATTATAGGTAATCCTGTCAAAcaagtaaaatctaaaatttaaataaatctattgTTGCAATCAAGTAATGCGGCAAACATTTAGCCTGTAAGTCAGAAAATAAAggaccacaaaaaaaatcaaattaaaggaTGAAAACACTCAGAGTCAGATTGATATCTTGATGGTTTTGGTATTCGAAGTCTGAAATGGGATTTTAAGATCTTAATGGTTCTTTCCTGCTGACTGCAGATTGGTTCAGACCTCTCAATTTAAAAGCATGGATAAAatcttgtaaataaaaaacaatactgCAGGATATTCTCAGCTTACAGCTTGAATTTTAGCTAATATATATCCTCAACAAAACATGTCATATATAAACTGAACTTATATTCATAACTACATATTTGCAAATTTGTTAAACTATATAGGACACGCAGGTCCGATTCACAAGAAACTAGTCACGTCAATACAAACAGCTTTGAAGCACTTTTATTAGAtcagttttaacatattttacaacAGCACCTCTTTTATTACAGTATGTTTCTACCAGATTATAtgaacattttctacttttaataAAGACTAGAATGAAAAATACAGCTGAAGTGAATAACTACTAGCAGGAAGTAGTGAGTGTAATATTAGTATCTGGTATCcaccttttattttgtagaagtGTCTGATTCggaacatttttgttcatttcaaagAGACAGTTTTGGGAAGCATCAATGAAGCATCTTGAATGGAGCTTGTTGAAGAGCtgattttaacaaagaaaagtgCACTGTCCTGTAGTCATGTAAATACATTATGCTGATATAAAGCTACAAACCACAGCTGTTAGTTTCTGAAAAGAGCTCTGATAGAGAGGCGGACCATTTGAAACTAGGATTAACCGTTTGAGGTGGCATTGAGGTGAATAGGCTCTAAACAGTTCTCATTAGTTGAACATTGCCTAAATTTCTTGTTCATGAAAATAATGATGAATGTGACAACATGAAACCAATAACTGACATTTTATACCGAACTACCACCCATACCAGTTCAATGATTGAACCTAAAGCACCACTAACCAACCAAAACCTTCCAACTTTTCCAAACTTGGAAAGTTGTACTGAGAGTGGCCAATATACAAACCATAATACATTTGATGGCTTGTATAGTAGTTAGCTAACAAAACAATTAGTCAATTGttctgcatttgttttccttgttgctgattggctgtacacccatgagcagaaataaggaagactgGCAAAGTTAGCTTCTGTGGTATTGCTAAAATGGTTTCCAGTGAGTGCATTAATGGATATTAAGGTGTATTTGGTGTTTGTACtcttaaaataggcagttatgCATGAACATGCATGTGACTTTTTAGATGAATTTTCAGAGAAAACCCTTCattacaaacattacaaacaaaTGGTTTTTCACCCGTGTGAACAGACATGTGTCTCAGTAAGTTCTTTCGTAATGAAAATCCTTTACCACAAACACTACAAATAAATGGTTTCTCTCCAGTGTGAACATGCATGTGACTCTTTAAAGTGTCTTTTTGTGGAAATCCTTTACTgcaaatacaacaaataaatggtttctctcctgtgtgaacATGCATGTGTCTCTTTAGATTCCCTTGTAGTGAAAATTCTTTACTGCAAACATTACAAACAAatggtttctcacctgtgtgaacaCGCATGTGTCTTTCTACATTCTTTTGAATAGCAAATCCTTTATTACAAACACCACAAACAAACGGTTTCTCTCCAGTGTGAACATTCATGTGACTCTTTAAATTTCTTTGCCGTAAAAATCCTTTACCACAAGCACTACAAATAAACGGCCTCTGTCCTGTGTGAACATGCATGTGGCtctttaaactttctttttgtgAGAACCCTTTACTacaaactgtacaaataaatgGCTTCTCTGTTGCATGAACACACATGTGACTTTTTAGATTGACTTGTTGTGTAAATCCTTTACTGCAAATACtacaaataaatggtttttctcCTGTGTGAACACCCATGTGTCTCTTTAGATGGTCCTGTTGAGAAAATCTTTTACTACAAATACTACAAACAAATGGTTTCTCTGAGGTGTGGCTCCTCATGTGTTTTTTAAGACTCTCCTTAATCTTAAACCTATTGTTGCAAACATCacaggtaaaatgtttttcttctgtatgGAGCTTCATATGAGCTTTAAGATGTTTCTTTGTATGAAACCTTTTACAACAAACGTCGCAGGCAAAAGGTCTGTTTCCACTGTGAACACTCATATGAGTCTGAAGAGAAaccttttctttaaattctttACCACAAAGATCACAGCTATGTTCTCTTATTCCAATGTGAGTCATTATGTGTAATTTAGCTGATGTCTTACGTTTAAAACCTTTGCCACAAAGACTGCAACTAAATGGCTTTTCCCCAATCTGAGCGGTAAGCTTTGA
It includes:
- the LOC106699813 gene encoding gastrula zinc finger protein XlCGF57.1-like isoform X2, translated to MVQYDTSVILSLRSCSYNAVAYHHQFHQMLVIKEIPLDWNASLKQQDPESPSVKDEEEELWIRQEEELLTVKVEDEEETQLSELHQIKTEDSRQTEAPTSSSAEQMGQTQHDDENFRGQEPNRDPVAVCCSSQQSKMTPKLCSKLTAQIGEKPFSCSLCGKGFKRKTSAKLHIMTHIGIREHSCDLCGKEFKEKVSLQTHMSVHSGNRPFACDVCCKRFHTKKHLKAHMKLHTEEKHFTCDVCNNRFKIKESLKKHMRSHTSEKPFVCSICSKRFSQQDHLKRHMGVHTGEKPFICSICSKGFTQQVNLKSHMCVHATEKPFICTVCSKGFSQKESLKSHMHVHTGQRPFICSACGKGFLRQRNLKSHMNVHTGEKPFVCGVCNKGFAIQKNVERHMRVHTGEKPFVCNVCSKEFSLQGNLKRHMHVHTGEKPFICCICSKGFPQKDTLKSHMHVHTGEKPFICSVCGKGFSLRKNLLRHMSVHTGEKPFVCNVCNEGFSLKIHLKSHMHVHA
- the LOC106699813 gene encoding gastrula zinc finger protein XlCGF57.1-like isoform X1 is translated as MSEIMKVEADEPGGFSLDPYIPAASTSELEEESQDSKDLIHQMLVIKEIPLDWNASLKQQDPESPSVKDEEEELWIRQEEELLTVKVEDEEETQLSELHQIKTEDSRQTEAPTSSSAEQMGQTQHDDENFRGQEPNRDPVAVCCSSQQSKMTPKLCSKLTAQIGEKPFSCSLCGKGFKRKTSAKLHIMTHIGIREHSCDLCGKEFKEKVSLQTHMSVHSGNRPFACDVCCKRFHTKKHLKAHMKLHTEEKHFTCDVCNNRFKIKESLKKHMRSHTSEKPFVCSICSKRFSQQDHLKRHMGVHTGEKPFICSICSKGFTQQVNLKSHMCVHATEKPFICTVCSKGFSQKESLKSHMHVHTGQRPFICSACGKGFLRQRNLKSHMNVHTGEKPFVCGVCNKGFAIQKNVERHMRVHTGEKPFVCNVCSKEFSLQGNLKRHMHVHTGEKPFICCICSKGFPQKDTLKSHMHVHTGEKPFICSVCGKGFSLRKNLLRHMSVHTGEKPFVCNVCNEGFSLKIHLKSHMHVHA